The genomic segment cccaggcagatctgggaaccttgcacctgcaagaaagttgtgtcccagaagtatgtcaaacaaacccagagcccacatctcccgtgttcttgcgccgtgagttttgtaaacaacagaggggtttggaagcagcttcgcgcaggagtgctagaattgcagctaagaatgtagccaattaagactgctttccgtgagaatctttagggagtcaaacatctggtcccagagtttagctttcgtttctggttcccagagaactgcttcggcgggaaagttagactctatataggtgttttacccgcgtagtaacttcgcggagtcaattcgtcagcctccggagcgagttgtgtctggacagcgcgctccgtttcaagcctcgttcctgctcaagccttgccctgctttccagccttcgctccagtttccagcctttgtttacctacggaccttgcttgtttcccgggactataccttgccttgtatcacggattttaccaagttattccacggaccttgttcttgttccttgttaccttgttccacgttttaagccttgcttcaagtatcaagttatttcctagccttgctcaagtttatggactaaaggaccttgtcatctcccctcactttgcctggcaaagtgagtgtttcggttattggattacaactttggatcataatatttcatattggacattgcttttttggactaattttgacctttcctgaaaggtctgcttctgaactaacttttacatttatttttattaatcttatatatttccttaataaagatattagattgaatctggcctctgcgtatggttattggtgctctgtagcctgggtcctgacacatgagagatgcaaaagcaaagtttattttcaccgcAGCTGTGAGAAGGCGACAGCCGTACATACCCCAGaaggtttgtacttgcaaatggctgccgcaacaTGTGCAACATGTACAAAGAATTTATACTttttgcttatctaaaattgaccaatggctgagggtcttcctcaccttccacatccacttggcataagtgatacctgtgacctcacttgttgatttcaagctaacttttggtcttggaactttcttgAGAAagacaccagctcacaggaagggaggggcatatgcagaggcaaagctacataggcaaaagtttactgttttctggcttatggtcccttcacaaGGAGGCTTATATGGAAGAATAAAGACAACCTGGACTTGAGCTTTATGCCgttaccagcactttgaattgtgcttggaaacagTTCAGCAGCCACTGGAACAGTTGAAACAAGGGATTTATGTGTTCCTTGTAACCAGCTTTTGTTAAACCTCTGGCTGaatctctttggaccagctgaagtttctggacCTTCTTCAAGAGTAGTCCCACATAGagtatgttacagtaatccagacaggctCTCATTCGCTGTGTCATCATGGCTAGATATGATGTCTCTAAGAACAAGCACaattatgttatgttgttgtgATGTTTAAAAATAAGGAACTAGTAGTGAGAAGAGAACAGTTTTGTATATATGAAGACCTAGATCAGTCCCTGGAACCTGTAGTTACAGCGTTCCTTGGAGTTATAGTAACCTAGTAATGAATAAGCTCATTCAGGTTTTCTCACaataaatatgtataaataaTGCCATGCTGAAATATTGCTGTTTATACATAGCAGCATGCAATCCATCTGCCACCACCTGGCCTTCACAGCATGCCACGAGAGAAATATCATTATTCATCTAAGATCTATAGCTTTACTCAAATATGGAAGAATGCTGTGCTGCCGGGGACTTTCAGTCTAGTTAGAAACAAATGGTTAATAACTGTTTTCTGCCTCTAATTACCTGTTGTTTAGTTCCTGCCGTTCCACTCTTGTTCGATGCTAATTTGCTTCTTCTCTCTCTAAATTTAAAAATTTGCTTGCATTTGTAAACTATCCAGAGAACACTAAATGTTGGATGAAAACATATACattgttaaaataaatcaaaatatatatacaaagtaATTTTCTTGAGGAGTCACTGTGAAGAGACTGATGTACAATCTAAAATTTAATTAGTTTAGATGTTCAGTTTTGAAACAAAACTTAAGTATAACTTAAGAGTTCTGCATGTGTATTCAGATCTCTGCACTGTGGTGAACAGGGGTGGAGTAAAATGGAGCCATCATTACACACAATCATCAATTTCCcaaaattattactattttttattcACAGATAGAGGAAGAGATGATACGGGGCCAGGCTTAGCTCTGCGGGCTAAACCGCTTATCTGCAAAAAATCCTGCCagtcaaaaggtcagcagttcaagcccgggtcgggAGTGGGCACcctccatcagccccagctccctgcccacctagcaaatCAAAAGCAAAAAGTAGTGAGTAGCTAAATAgttactgcttttaaaatgcagggAGGTTGTAAAAAAGACACCCATGAGGCAATTTGATCCAGAGGACATCCATggatgacaaagctcctcagcatggaaggcggtgtcgagcacagcctccagataccagaaatggaaaagatgagaattgtctgttcttgttaactgtataacggcgctgaatgtttgctgtatatgtgttctgtgatctaccgtgagtccctttgggaagatagagtggaatataaataaagtatgttattattattattattattattattattgacacaacgacgttgtatgacacagtaaataaaatagatatgctgggtttcgtttcacaaaatcacaagtcgaacacttcccaagtgtctaggactgtgtgatgtattttcggatgatgcgtgcagatcccagcagggtggcctttattattattattattattattattattattattattattattattattattaatgttgtggCCAACattctgtctttttcttttctcagtaAACATTGTGGTTTAATTACTCTATTATCCCTGCCCCTATTAAAGCTAATGCGTTAAGATAATTTAACACAATCAGATATTTGGCCATGATACATCATAAGACCCTCTTTCTGTTTCATTCTTTTTATGTAACAATGTATCACCTCCTTCCCTTGCTTGGACATCTGATGAGGGTTATGAACATTCAGGGCAAGATTAGACATAGTAACTAAATAGCtagaaaagtaaaataaacatcAATTAATCCGGTTTATTGCTAAGAATATATGTTGGGCTTGTTATTTAGCTTTCTCTGAGTTAATCCACTCACTTTCCATCCCTTACAAGCTAAAGCTGAGCATCCCAAggatgactttaaaaaaaaccttgctcAGCATAGCAGCAGTAATATCATTTATATCACGAGGCCATATATTACCTTGCTGGCTGAAGAGAATAATACCTCCAGTTGTTCCAAGCAGATCTGAGAATAAACAAGAGAGCGAGAAAGGAGAGGGCACTTTTGATGCAGAGCTTCTGTGTTTTATATGTGGCCACTGTGTGTACCTTTAGGAGGAGACTGGAGCTTACTAAGGAGAATCCAGCCAGAGATAAATGCAAGGGACCAAAGGTGCTGCGAAATGGGAAGTATCCAAAAGATTTCAAAGTGTAACAGTCTGCAGACTCCTCAGAAAGAACTGGCTATGTCAGTCAGCCCTGCCAAGAATGTCACCAGGCTGTCTTCCATGGCTGGATATGgtaaaaagaaaaccaaacacTTCTTTATATATGTCCTTCTTTTTTGTTAACTGTAACTTGGATCTTTTATATTGCTGCACTACTGGGATTGTGACTATATTTCCTGCTGTGTCTCTCACCACTTGTAGGTCAACCTATTTGGGTTTTTTTGAAATACCCTCAACACTGTGTGAACGGTTTAGACCGGTTCGCTTCAGTTGACTGAAGAGGGAATCCTTAATCTAAAGTTTAGATCCTCAATGCATGGGTAATATGGTGAAATGCCAAAATAATTGATAGATATTgtattagattagatagatatttCAACTGGAATTCTTAATATAGCAAATTAGATCCTTCTAGTGTGATATAATTTATTTCTGGGTAAACATGCATGGATGTCTCCTGTATGGGTATCTTCAAAGGCTCACACCAGCAATTTTGCTATTCTGTAGGATTGATTAGAGGGTAATCTTCAAGTGCGAACGTTTTGTCATTGTCTTTTATTATGTCTCCTGCTTTTAGTACAGGATGCTATTTGCTCTGTTCTTTTGCAAAGCAAGTATGACTTTCACACAGAAGATTATTAATCATTTATAATGAATATAGTCAAAAGCTGTAACCACACTAATAACTGCAAAGAACTCTATTTTCCCTGTTTGTGTGTTTAATTGTAAATCCTGGTATTTCATAATCCAGTGTTAAATTATTCTTCTGTAACCTGAGCACTGAAGATTATCAACAATAGAAAGAACAAATTTAAAGCCAGTCAGTGTTCTAAAACAGTGTTTAATTATTGTCTTAAACGATTTCATTATTTCAGGTGGCAGATTATTATGCAAGGCTAAACATGTTGTCAGTTACAGACAGAACACAAAAAAGTGTGTACCTCTCTATCATTTTAGGAGCTGAGATAGTTTGTAGTTATTGATGTTGTATCATTCCTTGCCCTCTTTACTAACACATTAATGCACTCAAGAGCTGGTATATTGAGACAAGAGTGATATACTAATATATTTCAGATCTATAGGACAATAGTTAAATCAAAATAATAAGATGGCAATTGCTTAGAGATTGCATATTCTTATAATCCTATACTATACAGCTGCCAATTACAGTTGAGATTAAGTTTGATTTCTCATTGGATATTAGTATGTTTCCCATTGCATAGAGGCTGAAAAGTGCAGACCTGATCTTGTATGTATACATGTAGAATATACTGAAATGTGTGTGAACATACACATAGGCATATATGCAACAGGATTAAGACAGCTCTATAATATGCTTTAGAAAAGGCATCATCTATCCAATGTCCAGTTTAAAGAAAAAGAGCCGGCACTTGGGCAGCTGACTGAACAGTCCCAAAAACTGACCAGTTGCCAGCTTTGAACAGTTGCACATTTACAGCAAATGTGTCTAAATTGACAGGTGTCCATTTACATTTGTTGTGTaatttcaagtagtttctgacttatggtgaccctataatatttggggggggggattgttgaGAGGGGGTTAACTTTTGCTTTCTTCTAggattgagagtgtgtgacttgtccaaggttaccTGTTGGGTTTCCAGAGCCAAGCAAGAATTCAAACTttagtctccagagttatagacCATTACTTAAATCACTATACCATGTTggctgtatatatattgtgtggcTGTCCTAGGAAAACTGTGGGGAATTTGCAGAAACCTTCAGAGCCAAAGAAATATGAACACAAATGTATACAGATATTTATTGTGCatttcttcccctcccctccattTATAGATCAGCCGTAGATTTTGTGTGAGTTCTTTCAAGACCTAAGGTACTGATCTTctaaatgttattaatggatcagACCCAGAGAAACAATATTTTATCCATTTCCCTACCTGCATGATTCATCACATCACCTCATATTTTCTTCAAGGGGGAAATTACAGTTGACAGTATCATAAAATAGCAGAATCTGTTGTTTACAAGTTTTTGAGATTCCAAGCAGTATCACTTCTTATACTTCTTGCATGTTTGATTTTTAGATCATGAAACTTCTCATGGCAGTTGCAGTCTTTCCACTGGAACAAGCTACCAAAGTTGCATCAGCCAAATTACAGTTGGTAAGAACTTGTATGTGCTTCTCATACTTTAGCCTGTAGCTACATCTGACTCCTAGGCTTACTCTCTGTAAACGTAGGGCATATTTGTACCTCTATTTAATCTACATTTGACTAAGAGCCTAAGGTAAtttttatatttgcatatttttactGAACAGGTATGTTTTGGAGCTGGACAGAAATATGGAGAGTGTTATCTGAACACATCTTCTGTACTTAATTTGTCATCTCTTATATCTGTCAGAACATTAAAAATGGCCTGGCAAGATTTCTTCTATTGTTCTACCATCCAGAGTAATTTCTTAAAAATGTAACCCACCCTAAGAATTCTAGATAAGTTAAGCATATATGGATGCtatgggttttttatttttggaataaaTATGATCCTATCTGATTATCTTTTTACATTAATAACTGGCCTAAATTAAGGATGTCTGGAACACGTAGCAAAACTTCCCACTGATGCcaaattattttcaaataagGATGACTTTCATTTATATTACTTAGCTATGACAGGTAGATGAAGACCACAGATCTGCAAGCCAGAGATAAACCAGAGATAAAAAGGATATTTTAAAGGGTTAAGAACTTAATTAAATTAGCTAATGAGTTCAAATAGCAGCTCTCTAATTGCCAAGCATCTGTTAACCCTTTTCTATAAAGTATCATTTGTCTATTCTTGGTATGAGAAACAGTGGCTTGGTATGAATGGTAGGGAATGATGAATGTTTTGTGGTCCTTTTTGGTTTCTAAGAGATGTTTGGTTAGTCACTGTTGGAAGAGAATATTGAAGTACTACCAGCAATATTATGTTTCAGTGGCAGCTGGTTGATCCCATGCCATGGAGAATGAATCCAGTTCAGATTTTAGTTCAGACTTTAAATAATGTATCAAAAGTGCTGAACCATCTCCCacataggttcagcaccttgggtaGCTCCTTTAAAGCTGTCTAAAACCTGGACCATGTTCAATACTCTATTGGCATTACACTCACCAGCTAGAATTGCTGTTTGTAATATGTTCTTCAGAAAACCATACAATGTTTATTTTCAGATTGTGCTTCTGGACAGTTTGCTATTGGATTTTCTCACCAGAAGAGTCCCTGCTTGCAAGCTGCTCATCACCACCTTCCTTACTCTTTCTATGAAGATGCTGGCATGGGTCAACATTTTACACCCCAGGTTGATTTATCTGCTCCTTTGTCCTGCCCAGCATCATTATCTATCACTCCAGTGCCTTCCAGGACCAACAGAAACAGGGACAGCAGCAGTGAGACACTTAGTGAGGCACAAGATCTCCCAGGTAAGGTTCATTTGTATGTTTCAGGGTCAATAtataatcggggggggggggtattcacCCTACAGATCATGTATGGCTCTTATACCAGTCAGCAGCCTGTTAAACATCACAGGACACTCCCAAAGCCCCCAAGCAACCTGCATTGAAATTGGACAAAATCACAAACAATGCGGCAGCTTTCCTTGGATTCTCACATAATTTGAAAGTAAAAAATGAGACAAAGCAAAAAGTGGAAGTGACTGCACATCACTTCCATCCAATGAAAAAGCAAGGGTGGCCCGCTGTATGAACAGCTGAAAATGGCCCATCCCTGATCTGTGCACTCCTATGTGCCTCATATGTATGAGTGGGACAGAAGATCtttctcaaaacacaacagagcaCTTTGTTACCGCTTCAATTGTCATGGTGGCATCctaaagaatcctgggatttgtaattttgggAGGCAATTAGCATTTTTGCAGGAGAGCTCTAatacctcgccaaactacaaacccccggattccatagaatgcagtCATTACAACAGTGGGATCAaagtaatgtgatgtttaatgtGAAGAAGCTAGAGAAAAATGGTAAGAAAATTCCAAGCCACAATGATGGTTTTGACTGTGGAGTTATTTTCCAGAATAATCTGGGACCACTTTACAGAGTGCTAAATTTTGCATGAAATTTCCTTTTAATGGAAAATGTGGATAAGATCCAAAAAGGGTATGTTTCAGCACTTTTGTGTTGCAGAACTCTGTCTTATGGTATGAGCATTTTTCTGTCATATATGTGAATGTAATGTATGAACCTCATGCTAACAGTTTAGGGAGTACTCAATCTACTATCCACTTTAACAGGAAAAAGACCAATACATgcatgtcagctcaccacagccgctcctgaatgaacacacgagactctctgtggtatcaccaggaacttttactgtaggaaacatgaacatcagaaaagccaagaatgggaggctccggccaaccctcctttatataccctccccctcatttgaacagtctcttcccgctcagtaaaaccccgcgcaaattccccgccaagtccatcagccgtttctcctccgagtcctgggacgcaggtgtcttatcaatgtcagtgaccctgaaactcagagccacatccaggctctagtagcagggttctgacatggcgtcctcctccccttcgtcctggaaggaaaagattaaacacaactattgttctccgctgtccagagttcctttatacttttttaacaggctgcaatggaataccgggtgtacctttcctaggtcctttggtagcctcagctcataggtcacttcgtttattctttttgctaccctgaatggccctatatagcgtggagccaatttcttggatgggaaccccaatttcaggttttttgtgctcagccaaaccagatctccttcgcccaatttgtccccctctcggcgcctacgatccgcaaagagcttgtacttcttttgtgtttcccgcaatgcctctaccacggtttgccacccttgcttgattttggccggccattcctcgtcggtctggccctccccttccttccactcgggtagcctggggaaaggtgccacctcctgtccgtatactatttcgaatggggcacgacctgtggccgaatgtacggccccgttaaaagccatctcagcaaacggaagaaggtccgcccaatcatcctgtctataattggtgtacatccttaagaattggcacagtgtctgttgggtacgttcgacccccccgttggtcgcgggatgaaaggccgagctcaggttcctttctgctcctaacagctgtaagaattttccccaaaattttgcagtaaattggactccccggtcactaattatcttgtcgggacacccatgtaggcgatatacatgcttcacatacaaatcagcaagtttttcagctgaagggagttttggcagagccacaaagtgtgcctgttttgagaataggtccaatattgtccaaatgtatctgtggcctctgctggggggtagttcgcctacaaaatccatggctacgcattcccatggcctcatgggctccaccaccttctgcaatagcccctggggcttccccggtggtgtttttccctctgcacataattcacactgcgtgacgtatcccctggcgtctttcctcattccgggccaccagcattgtttggccaacagtttaatagtcctggtggggcctagatgacccgcacccttgttatcatggtacttccttaacatttctcgtcttaaacattcaggaatatacaatttcttatttacaaacaccaaatccccacacaattctcccttttctttgtttgtttgtaaccatttgtccattccatacgctcgcttcaactcttcgcttcggtgggaaactgtctgcttccttctcatcaaatacgtccacaaaatcccgatactctgggggtaatttatctgccagttctgctatcctgatagagtcttcctccccccttttccccggctccctttccacttcctggctccctccttccaacttcatcctgaagatcatgctcttatcctcccagttgatttgcgggttggcctgccccagccatggcatgcctagtataacattatagctggctatttgtgatatcacaaatgacacctttccttcccaactccctatcttacactttacatcttcggcactgtacttagctaatgatcccgatgctgtggatccgtccaactgcgaaaaagctattggggattctaggttcgttctttcgcatcccaatccctcggctaattcaggggagatgatgttcctggaacatccacaatccacaaatgctttgcaggttgcttgtttgctgccactttccagctgaatggggaccactatcatggctttgtcctgacttaccaacccccccgagtggtgcctcatcggtggttcttcctcggcgcgtttccctgccacggctcttggtttgggcgggcctccgccttccccttttctctgccagcactcggcagccctgtggcccaaacggccgcacacgaagcagcccctcctgctggtgctcacgttccctgtcggctccgttctcctcccggctggggttgatccctccttccggctcccctctttcatctgcggccgctgctgtagccctcctcggtgcctcctcgcctgggccagcgatgtctcgatgcgccccgccagctgaatccatccgcgcagtgtgtcaggctcatcacgatgcaccgcccaggagaggatctcccgcctgagcccctctttgaagagttctatctttgtcactgcagaccattccggcaccttttcagcgaggcattggaactcctccgcatactcagataccgacctctgcccctgggagacggtcttcaactcctccctcgcccggatctgctccagtggatctcggaaacgggtctccagggcccccataaagcgtcggagtgaccccagacatgggtcgcgccgcgcgtgtagttgaacgtaccagctggccgcttccctcttcaacactgcaccaatggcccgtacccggctggattccgttctaaaagtgtgggcattgtcctccatatagcccctcaccgtggtcaggaaaaaatccagttcagaggactctcccccaaactcgatccttagttcctctcgtctcggtaggggtccctgtggtggcaatccccaattctccgcccgtcgcaagcccccttgcgggccagtgggccccgctgctgcttccctttgtcctgtgccacgcccggcattcgccaggggcaccagggtctcagttgggagcgtagccgggattctcggaggcttttccccttcgtcgtcactctcctccacccgcgtcaggctcgttaggatcttgggccgggcaccgggctcctttcgcatttcccttcccttcggtgctgggaggtctgcaaagccctggctgcttcccatgctcacgtcccacattgagctagcccggagttcccttcctcgctccggctccgccaaaaccgccaggcgctccatcgccctcgacatcactgccagggtggtctccatcgccgacatcctctcctccagaaacaccatcttttgcgggcctggggaaggtgaaccttcctctcctccggtgctatctccccgcaccactccgcgcctctgggttaccccatttggctgggcataagcggtggatgacgccagggccgccagctggtggaactcagcgtccgtctcgggagtggccctttccgaccttcctcctccggcgcccaagagctcttcatcctccacttgcatgttacacctcaccgctacagcgggatggtgtccgtattcttggcttagtgtcagctcaccacagccgctcctgaatgaacacacgagactctctgtggtatcaccaggaacttttactgtaggaaacatgaacatcagaaaagccaagaatgggaggctccggccaaccctcctttatataccctccccctcatttgaacagtctcttcccgctcagtaaaaccccgcgcaaattccccgccaagtccatcagccgtttctcctccgagtcctgggacgcaggtgtcttatcaatgtcagtgaccctgaaactcagagccacatccaggctctagtagcagggttctgacacatgcAGAAACCTTGCTGATACAAACCATATCTCTACTTATAAAGTCTCATTCAGTGACTCTGTTTTTCTGAATATAAAAGGGGTTGGATgagttccttcttttcctttcctcttcccctcccttctttctctaattcttcttccttttcctccccttctttttcctctttttcttcttctttgaatatttatatttgaAGAACAAACATGTCCAGCTTTACCTCTGATACCCATCGAAATGCAAGCATGCATACcctcagaaagaaaataaatcccTGGTTGATGCTTTCCAGTGTTATCTCCCAAACATAGCAGAGACACAGTTATTGCTCTGTCTAATAGATAAAAAATCACACTAACAAATCACATACTTCCCTATAATTTAATGTATTGACTTACAAAGGAGTTTAAGGTTGTACACTGTCCTCTCCTGTCAATTACATCACTCGTTTTGCTGCATTATAAGGATAAATGGAAGGAAGTTAGACTCAGCAGTATATGGAAGGCACTGAGTTTCCGACATGTTGCAACCTTGCAGGTTCATCATAACAAAAGAATGGACTAAATAAATGGACAATAAGATAAAATTGTGCAGTATAAACAAAATAAGAGGGAAACAGAGCTTAAAATAAGTTATTGGGGGCAATGGGAGCGAAAACTCGCAGAGCTTTTGGTCCAAGGGGAGGGATGTTTTTACTCAATGGgagataaggaaaggaaatatGTCTGATgacaatgggtttttttttgtttcagaacaTTTATAGGACCTTTTCTTTTGCTTGTATAGGCAGTACCCGAGGGTAAGACaaaaggaagtaagagaaatttacccctaggtggggaaatttactcctggaagagttatcatggggaaaaggtgtcttcaccaaagttttctcaccaatccttgtttccacaacaagacaaatttttcaaaattcaattatcacaatgacagaaagggaggtgaaatccTCTTAACAGGGgcgcagacagcaaaagaaacacaagGGGGTGTTAGCCCTCCcttatgttatccaaagctaatatatatggCTAGagataaacttttaaaatgtacctgttccaacttacataaaaattcaacttataaacaaacctacagatcctatcttgtttgtaacttggggactacctgtagtcAACTAAGTACCAAGTTCATTaaatacacacaaaaaataaaacaatcaaatagaaTTAAATCAGGGCTAGGACCCATGTGGATCTGCCGCTATGGGCTGATTCTTGTATCCCAACATTTTCTTTGTTTGATGTGGGAAAATCATATCTCTGGGCAAATCTCAAAAACAGTCCTCAAGTTTGTTTTGCAATAactgtcatcatcaccatcttctTTATATATAccacatattt from the Anolis carolinensis isolate JA03-04 chromosome 5, rAnoCar3.1.pri, whole genome shotgun sequence genome contains:
- the LOC134299590 gene encoding uncharacterized protein LOC134299590, which gives rise to MFMFPTVKVPGDTTESLVCSFRSGCGELTLSQEYGHHPAVAVRCNMQVEDEELLGAGGGRSERATPETDAEFHQLAALASSTAYAQPNGVTQRRGVVRGDSTGGEEGSPSPGPQKMVFLEERMSAMETTLAVMSRAMERLAVLAEPERGRELRASSMWDVSMGSSQGFADLPAPKGREMRKEPGARPKILTSLTRVEESDDEGEKPPRIPATLPTETLVPLANAGRGTGQREAAAGPTGPQGGLRRAENWGLPPQGPLPRREELRIEFGGESSELDFFLTTVRGYMEDNAHTFRTESSRVRAIGAVLKREAASWYVQLHARRDPCLGSLRRFMGALETRFRDPLEQIRAREELKTVSQGQRSVSEYAEEFQCLAEKVPEWSAVTKIELFKEGLRREILSWAVHRDEPDTLRGWIQLAGRIETSLAQARRHRGGLQQRPQMKEGSRKEGSTPAGRRTEPTGNVSTSRRGCFVCGRLGHRAAECWQRKGEGGGPPKPRAVAGKRAEEEPPMRHHSGGLDEGEEDAMSEPCY